One window of Elaeis guineensis isolate ETL-2024a chromosome 11, EG11, whole genome shotgun sequence genomic DNA carries:
- the LOC105054210 gene encoding protein SAR DEFICIENT 4 isoform X1: protein MASPPPTTTAGAIEGGCDFLDAATLRSLLTPSALIPHLRSSLPSLSSAVQAPPRQSFSLDPSSSSSLLLMPSWSSDASLPFIGVKIVTSFPHNSVLRLPGVHAAYLLFRSSTGAPLASLDGTALTFLRTSAVSALAAAFLARDDSRVLVMAGAGPLAPYLIAAHRVVRPGLKRIIIWNRTPDKARILARDLQEQEARRENSGVIFEHAECLDEVVGLGDVVSCATRSENPIVKGKKLKPGAHLDLVGSFTPAMRECDDEALARGRVFVDFEVALEEAGELVGAFQRGVMAAEDVAGTLAELVGGAKVGRRSPEELTVFKSVGTAVVDLLAAQLAYDTYLQVLTASRPVPFQRIH, encoded by the exons ATGGCGTCCCCGCCGCCCACCACCACCGCTGGTGCCATCGAAGGAGGCTGCGACTTCCTCGATGCCGCCACCCTCCGCTCTTTGCTCACCCCCTCCGCCCTCATACCCCACCTCCGCTcctccctcccctccctctcctccGCCGTCCAGGCCCCGCCCCGCCAGAGCTTCTCCCTCGACCCCTCCTCGTCCTCCTCCCTCCTCCTCATGCCCTCCTGGTCCTCTGACGCTTCCCTCCCTTTCATCGGCGTCAAGATTGTCACCTCCTTCCCCCACAACTCCGTCCTCCGCCTTCCCGGCGTCCACGCCGCCTACCTCCTCTTCCGCTCCTCCACCGGCGCCCCCCTCGCCTCCCTTGACGGCACAGCCCTCACTTTCCTTCGCACCTCCGCCGTCTCCGCCCTCGCCGCCGCCTTCCTCGCCCGCGACGACTCCCGCGTACTCGTCATGGCCGGTGCCGGCCCCCTCGCCCCCTACCTCATCGCGGCCCACCGCGTCGTCCGCCCCGGCCTGAAAAGAATCATCATCTGGAACCGAACCCCTGATAAAGCTCGAATCTTGGCAAGAGATCTCCAAGAACAGGAGGCGCGAAGGGAAAACAGCGGGGTAATTTTCGAGCACGCCGAGTGTTTGGACGAGGTGGTCGGGCTGGGGGACGTGGTGAGCTGCGCCACGAGGTCGGAGAACCCAATTGTCAAGGGGAAGAAGCTGAAACCCGGGGCGCATTTGGACCTGGTGGGCTCGTTTACCCCAGCGATGAGGGAGTGCGACGACGAGGCGCTGGCGAGGGGGAGGGTGTTTGTGGACTTTGAGGTGGCGCTGGAGGAAGCAGGGGAATTGGTGGGCGCGTTCCAGAGAGGGGTCATGGCGGCGGAGGATGTGGCAGGGACGTTGGCGGAGTTGGTCGGCGGGGCGAAGGTTGGGAGGAGGAGCCCAGAGGAGCTGACGGTGTTTAAGTCGGTGGGAACGGCGGTGGTTGACCTCCTGGCTGCACAGTTGGCTTATGACACTTACTTGCAGG TTTTGACAGCAAGCAGACCCGTTCCTTTTCAGAGAATCCATTGA
- the LOC105054210 gene encoding protein SAR DEFICIENT 4 isoform X2, producing the protein MASPPPTTTAGAIEGGCDFLDAATLRSLLTPSALIPHLRSSLPSLSSAVQAPPRQSFSLDPSSSSSLLLMPSWSSDASLPFIGVKIVTSFPHNSVLRLPGVHAAYLLFRSSTGAPLASLDGTALTFLRTSAVSALAAAFLARDDSRVLVMAGAGPLAPYLIAAHRVVRPGLKRIIIWNRTPDKARILARDLQEQEARRENSGVIFEHAECLDEVVGLGDVVSCATRSENPIVKGKKLKPGAHLDLVGSFTPAMRECDDEALARGRVFVDFEVALEEAGELVGAFQRGVMAAEDVAGTLAELVGGAKVGRRSPEELTVFKSVGTAVVDLLAAQLAYDTYLQGSP; encoded by the coding sequence ATGGCGTCCCCGCCGCCCACCACCACCGCTGGTGCCATCGAAGGAGGCTGCGACTTCCTCGATGCCGCCACCCTCCGCTCTTTGCTCACCCCCTCCGCCCTCATACCCCACCTCCGCTcctccctcccctccctctcctccGCCGTCCAGGCCCCGCCCCGCCAGAGCTTCTCCCTCGACCCCTCCTCGTCCTCCTCCCTCCTCCTCATGCCCTCCTGGTCCTCTGACGCTTCCCTCCCTTTCATCGGCGTCAAGATTGTCACCTCCTTCCCCCACAACTCCGTCCTCCGCCTTCCCGGCGTCCACGCCGCCTACCTCCTCTTCCGCTCCTCCACCGGCGCCCCCCTCGCCTCCCTTGACGGCACAGCCCTCACTTTCCTTCGCACCTCCGCCGTCTCCGCCCTCGCCGCCGCCTTCCTCGCCCGCGACGACTCCCGCGTACTCGTCATGGCCGGTGCCGGCCCCCTCGCCCCCTACCTCATCGCGGCCCACCGCGTCGTCCGCCCCGGCCTGAAAAGAATCATCATCTGGAACCGAACCCCTGATAAAGCTCGAATCTTGGCAAGAGATCTCCAAGAACAGGAGGCGCGAAGGGAAAACAGCGGGGTAATTTTCGAGCACGCCGAGTGTTTGGACGAGGTGGTCGGGCTGGGGGACGTGGTGAGCTGCGCCACGAGGTCGGAGAACCCAATTGTCAAGGGGAAGAAGCTGAAACCCGGGGCGCATTTGGACCTGGTGGGCTCGTTTACCCCAGCGATGAGGGAGTGCGACGACGAGGCGCTGGCGAGGGGGAGGGTGTTTGTGGACTTTGAGGTGGCGCTGGAGGAAGCAGGGGAATTGGTGGGCGCGTTCCAGAGAGGGGTCATGGCGGCGGAGGATGTGGCAGGGACGTTGGCGGAGTTGGTCGGCGGGGCGAAGGTTGGGAGGAGGAGCCCAGAGGAGCTGACGGTGTTTAAGTCGGTGGGAACGGCGGTGGTTGACCTCCTGGCTGCACAGTTGGCTTATGACACTTACTTGCAGG
- the LOC105054209 gene encoding LOW QUALITY PROTEIN: G-patch domain-containing protein 1 (The sequence of the model RefSeq protein was modified relative to this genomic sequence to represent the inferred CDS: inserted 2 bases in 2 codons), with amino-acid sequence MASPETPALYSGVHRQSAAFRLMKQMGWEEGEGXGKDKQGIKGYVRVKNKQDNKGIGVDNPSNNWVFDTSQFDNILKRLKVQIAEPEEKEALETKEVYVKSGNDRSEVNPVPKVTRPQGRYKKRESGKIVNAYSEKDLQGILGNKAEENCQAKKNLNSEPTSLEASDSLIFQEEVVHSGTGLKDEDVHWWGHKHGFVSGGFLGTQFIPTKSCQSVDSWCLALNKRKMFAEEDQENLYKLVQAKATSGKQGLGIKDRPXKIAGSHWKGKKTSFGDNDDENSADSSCLTKRKRSEEVEEGVDVEPKIKLKKLCKQLLHQAPSRSLKLKQLRVLVEAHSGSIFSNFSSKHDALSYLKAKLEGSRTFRVEGKKVSLAS; translated from the exons ATGGCCTCGCCGGAAACTCCCGCACTGTACTCCGGAGTCCACCGGCAGTCCGCCGCCTTCCGCCTCATGAAGCAAATG GGATGGGAAGAGGGTGAGG TTGGCAAAGATAAGCAAGGGATTAAAGGATATGTTAGAGTAAAAAACAAACAGGATAATAAAG GTATTGGTGTGGATAACCCTTCTAACAATTGGGTGTTTGACACCTCTCAATTTGACAATATTCTTAAAAGATTGAAAGTG CAAATAGCTGAACCGGAAGAGAAAG AAGCTTTGGAAACGAAAGAAGTTTATGTGAAATCTGGAAATGATAGATCAGAAGTGAATCCAGTTCCTAAGGTTACCCGGCCACAGGGAAG GTATAAGAAAAGAGAGAGCGGGAAGATTGTGAATGCATATTCAGAAAAGGATCTTCAAGGAATTCTT GGAAATAAAGCTGAAGAAAATTGCCaggcaaaaaaaaatctaaatagtgAACCCACATCATTAGAAGCATCTGATTCTCTTATTTTTCAAGAGGAAG TTGTGCATTCTGGGACAGGCCTCAAAGATGAAGATGTGCACTGGTGGGGTCACAAACATGGGTTTGTTTCAGGAGGTTTTCTTGGAACACAGTTTATTCCTACTAAATCCTGCCAATCAGTAGATTCTTGGTGTCTTGCTTTAAATAAGCGGAAAATGTTTGCCGAGGAAGACCAAGAAAACCTTTATAAACTTGTTCAG GCTAAAGCTACATCAGGAAAGCAGGGACTTGGCATCAAGGATCGCC GGAAGATTGCTGGTAGCCATTGGAAAGGGAAAAAAACATCATTTGGTGACAATGATGATGAAAATTCTGCTGATTCCAGTTGCTTGACAAAGCGTAAGCGGAGTGAAGAAGTGGAAGAGGGAGTTGATGTTGAACCTAAGATTAAGCTAAAAAAGCTGTGCAAACAGCTTCTGCACCAG GCTCCTTCTCGGTCACTGAAATTGAAGCAGCTTAGAGTACTCGTTGAGGCACATTCTGGATCTATCTTCTCCAACTTTTCTTCGAAGCATGATGCTCTTTCATACTTGAAGGCAAAG